The genome window TGACGACGCAACAGTGCCGGGATTGCCGGGAACTTTGAAATACGACGACGAAGGCGTGCCGGCTCAGTGCAAGCATTTAATTAAAAATGGAGTTTTAACGACTCGGATGCACAATCGCGAGACTGCGGGCAAAATGGGCGAAAGTCCGACGGGAAATGCCCGGGCTCTGAGCGCTACTTTTATGCCTTTGGTGCGGATGACTAATACTGCGATCGAGTCTGGCGAACATTCTTTTGACGAAATGGTTGCCGACATTGACGAAGGAGTTTATGCAGTGCGGATGTTGGGAGGACAAACCAACGGTGAAATGTTTACCTTTGCGGCTGCTCAAGGGTTCATGATCCGCGACGGAAAATTGGCCGAACCGGTCAGCGATGTCACTTTAAGCGGCAATGTATTTCAGACGTTAAAGGATATTGAGTCTATAGGAAACGACTCGGTTTATGCCTACGGCGGTTGCGGTAAAGGCGGCCAGAGCGGTTTGCCCGTAAGTGTCGGCGGCCCCCATCTGCGGATTAAAAATGTTGTAGTCGGAGGAAGATAATCATTAGTCCTTAGTCATTAATTATTAGTTCAAGACTTACGCAACTGGTTAAGGTGAAGGCCTGCTCACGCCCTCACCTTAACCAGTCCGGGTTACTGACAAGTTAACAACCGACATAAAATCTGGTATTTACTTTCACTCCCGCTGAGTGCCATGCCGGAGGCTACCGTTACCAAAGGTGTAAATTTCCGCACATCAATTCGCACAACGAATAAGCTTGACTTGTACGGATTTCGCGTTCTTTGAGCCAATTTTATTCCCCTTAATTTTCCTTCATCTCTCCCCGATTATTCTGCCTAATGGGAATCTCAATCACAAATTCTGCACCCCGCTCTGTTGGCTGTGATAAACACTTCAAATCTCCGCCGTGCTTCTCCACCACAATCTGATAGCTAATAGATAATCCCAACCCAGTGCCTTGACCCACAGGTTTAGTTGTGAAGAAAGGACTAAATAGATGGGTTCTTACCTCGCTTGTTATCCCCAGCCCATTGTCTTTCACACTGATTCTTACCCAATCGTGATTCAGCATAGAAGTACGAATCGTAATCGTACTAGGGTCGTTTTTAATTTGCTCCGGGCTGCGTTTTTTATCATACTGATTCAAGGAATCAATTGCATTGCTCAGCAAATTCATAAATACCTGATTCAACTGACCGGCATAACATTCTATTTTTGGCAAATCTCCGTATTCTTGAATAATTTGAATAGGTGGACACTCCGGCTTAGGCTTGAGCCGACTCTGCAAAATGACTATACTGCTGTCGATGCCATCGTGAATGTTAACGGGTTTCATCTCAGCTTCGTCAAGGCGCGAGAAGTTCCGCAACGTCAGCACAATCTGACGGATACGTTCAGCCCCTACTTTCATCGAAGATAGCATTTTAGGCAGATCTTCTCTGATAAAATCTAGCTCTATGTTTTTAATTAAAGCTTCGATTTCCGGGTGATTGTTGGCATCGTACTGTTCGTAAAGGTTGATTAAATCCAATAGCTTCTGACTGTACTCATTGACATAAGTTAAATTGCCATAAATAAAATTAACAGGATTATTAATTTCGTGGGCAACACCAGCAACTAACTGTCCTAAGCTAGACATTTTCTCAGTCTGAATAAGCTGAGCTTGGGTGCGCTGTAAATTTTGCATTGCGAGTTCTAGTTGGATAGCTTTTTCTCGCTCTCGCACTTCTGATTGTCGCAATTTCTCCTCTCTTTCTTGGCGCGAGCGTTCGTTTTCTTTTAGTTCTTGCACGTGCTGCAATGTTTTGTTAATAGTAATTTCTAAATCCTGAAAATCTATAGGCTTAGTCAAAAAATCAAAGGCCCCACCGTTCATCGCCTTTCTAATATTTCCCAAGTCGCCATAAGCAGATATAACTACTGTTTTGACCATAGTAACTAGCTCGTTAAGTTTCGCTAGCAAAGCCATGCCATCCATGACTGGCATATTAATATCTGTCAGTACAATATCTATATCCGGCTGTTCTAGCAACTTTGAAAGCGCTTCTACGCCATTATGTGCAAAAAAAACTTGGTATTCTCCTGTGCGGATCTTTTTTCTAAATTTCTGGGAAATTAAACATTCTAAATCTGGCTCGTCATCTACAAAAAGTATTTTTGCTGGTATATTGCGAACCCTTTCGGTTGTTTCCGACATTTTTTCTCCTTTGATTAATTAACTTACCAGAATAATATTTATATACTTTAAGTTTTATTATAGATTATGGCATGAGTAATGAAAAGGCTGATTTATACAATTGCAAACCGGACGGCTGTAATAGGCTCTCTCGTTGGGTAGAGGCCGATTTATTAGCTCAACTCAAGTTAAGCCTTAGTTTGTCTGATTGGAATTTCAATCCAGAACTCCGCTCCCTCCCCCACCTCTGAAACACACTTCAATGCGCCCCCATGCTTCTCCACTATAATTTGGTAGCTGATATAGAGACCCAAACCAGTACCCTGACCTACAGGCTTAGTAGTAAAAAAAGGTTCATAAATGCGGTCTTTCACGTCTGCGGTCATTCCCCGCCCATTGTCCCGAATTTGAATGACGACACGGGAGTTTTCCTCTAGCAGAACAGTGCGAATAGTAATGGCTAGTTGGGGAGCGAAGATGTCATCTAGTGACTGTTGTTTATTGTACTCATTTAAAGCATCAATCGCATTATAAAAAATGTTAATAAACACCTGGTTGAGTTCTCCAGCATAGCATTCCACTAAAGGCAGATTGCTGTACTCCTCAAACACTTGAATTTCTGGACGCGCTCTCGTTGGTTGAAGTCGATTATCCAACATCAGGAGGCTGCTTTTGATCCCTTCGTGAATATCAACAGACTTTATGTTAGCTTCATCCAGCCTAGAAAAGTTGCGTAAAGACAAAACAATCTTGTGAATGCGGTCAACACCACATTTCATCGAAGCCAGAATTTGGGATAAATCTGCTATCATAAAGTCTAAATCTATGGCTTCGATTTCAGTTTGAATCTCAACACTGGGAGGAGTGTACTGCTGCTGATAGAGATGTAGCAGGTTCAGTAGCTTTTGGATATAATCCCTGACGTGGCTAATATTGCCGTAGATAAAGTTGGCGGGGTTGTTAATTTCATGGGCAATCCCCGCAACCAGTTGACCCAAAGAAGACATTTTTGCAGTCTGAATTAGTTGAGCTTGGGTCTTTTTTAGCTCTTGCAGAATTTGTTGTAAATCCTGAGCTTGTTCTCTAGCCCAAGCTTCTGATTGCCGCAAATACTGGTTTTCTTTTAGCTGTTGCACATCGCGCAGCGTTTTTTTGATGGTAATTTCTAAATCCTGAAAATCTATCGGCTTGGTTAAAAAGTCAAAGGCACCTAAGTTCATCGCATTTCTGATATTTTTCATGTCGCCATAGGCTGATATAACTATTGTTTTCAGGGGTAGGTCTATTTGATTAAGTCTAGATAGTAAAGTCAGGCCATCCATTTCAGGCATATTAAGGTCGGTCACTACCATATCTATATCCGGGTGTTCTTTCAATTGTTCCAGCGCCTCTACGCCATTATGGGCAAAAAACAACTGCCATCCTTCTGTACGGATATTTTTTTTAAATTTTTGGCAAATCAGGAATTCTAAATCAAGCTCGTCATCCACAAATAGGATTTTAATTGGCATATTTCTATCTTACTTATGTTGGTGAGTGCAAGTTATTTAATTTTTATTACTCAGCTAATTGTGGCTCCTTCAGATTGTGAATATTTTTTCTTTTAATTCGTCAAAATTAACGGGCTTGGTAATATAGTCATCCGAGCCATAAGCCATTGCGGTTTGGTAATTTGTTTCATCTGCATAAGCGGTAATCATAAAAATTTTTAGATCGGGAAATTTTTCTTTGGTAATTCTGAGCAGTTCTAACCCATTCATCCCTGGCATATTAATATCCGATAAAATCAAGACAATGGACTGGTTTTTATGGCTTTCTAAGTAGTCCAATGCAGCCTTTGCCGACAGTGCAAAATGAAATTCTATTTTCCCTGCTTTGATTTCTTTTCTAAATTTTTGCTTGAACAAAGACTGAACATCTTCCTCATCGTCTACAACCATTACTTTCATTTTTTTTACTCCTTAAATTAGGCTGTTTTTTTCGGCAACGTGATAATAAACTCTGTGTAACTTCCTACTTCTGTTTCCACTTTAATGTCTCCGCGATGCTGCTGGATGATAATATCGTGACTCATAGATAGACCTAGACCAGTACCTTCCCCCGCAGGCTTTGTAGTAAAAAAAGGATTGAAAATCTTATCAAAAATCTCTGGTTCTATACCTTGGCCGTTATCGCGAATGCGAATTTCAATCGCCGATTCCAGATTGCGAGTTCTGACATCAAGCTGGGGTGAAAATTTTTCTCCGATTTCTTGTTTCTTTTTATGGGCTGCATAGCAAGCATTGTTAATAATGTTCAGAAAAACCCTGGAGATGTCTTGTGGCACGACTTCTACTTGGCCAATATTATTATCGTAATCGCTTGCTATAATCATGTTGAAAGCAGCCTCCTTTGCTCGCATCCCGTGATAGGCTAGATTGACATATTCTTCCAATAAACTATTGATATTTGTGGCTTCCCAATGACCCCTTTGTCCGCGAGAATGCAAAAGCATATTGCCGACGATTCTGTCGGCTCTTTGACCGTGTTGATTAATTTTTTGGAGATTGGCTTTTAGATCGGTTAATAGCTCAGTAATATACTCCCTGCTATCGGGAGCTAAGCGTTCTGTTTGATTTTCAATTTCTTGCAAAATTTCTTCGGTTAATTCAGCAGAAACTTCGGAAAAATTGTTGACAAAGTTTAAGGGATTTCTGATTTCGTGGGCAATTCCTGCTGTTAAACTGCCCAGGGAAGCGAGTTTTTCTTGGACGATAATCTGATTTTGCATCGCTCTGAGATTTTCTTCGATCCGCTGGCGCTCTTCAATTTCATTCTGCAGTTGCTCCACACTATGGGTGAGCTCAGATGTACGCTCCTCGACTTTGATTTCTAGTTCTTCATTAGCTTTTTGCAGGGCTTCCTGGGCTTGCTTGCGATCGGTGATATCGCGGACGATCGCAACATATTGTTGAAGATCCTGATTGGAAAGGGAAGCGTCTTGAGAGAATCGATCGGAGATGGCAACTTCCAGAATGCGCGACCTACCATCGGACAAATTGAAAGTTTGTTCGCTGCGACTGAGCCACTGCTCTGGCTGAACCCCTAATCCGGGTAGTAATTTGTTTAGGTGAGACCCAATTAGCCCACGAGCCCCTATTCCGAAGACGCTTTCAGCAGCGGGATTAGTCTGACGAATTACACCATTTTCATCCAGCACTACAATAGCATCCAGGGCAATAGTAAATAGCTGTTCTGCGCCCTCTCGTGCCTCGTCCATTGAGACGACTTGGGGTAAGCTCGTCCAACAGGCAACTGCCACCCCAATAAAAGCAACTGTCACCAGTAGCACTACGAATAAATTCAAGCCAACAGTAGAGTTAGCATATAATTTGAAGCCAAACATCCAGCCTACAGCGACGGCGCTCACAATCAGCAAGATCAAAATTACAACCTGAAACGCCACAAAATCTGGCATTTTGCTCTTGCTTCTGTTGCGGTAAAGCCGAATCCACCACGAGGGATGGAAAGGGGCAAAGGCAATGCGACTTATCCCTGCATCCACTGCTAAAACGCCAAGGGGAAAAAACAACCCAATGATAAAGTTTTGCCAACCCCAAGCTAAGCCTCCTACGACTAGAACCACCGCATCTACTGCGAAAAAGCCCAGCGACCACCAAGGCCAGCGAACTTCTGGCCGATCCCGCCGCAGCCACAGTGAGAGATGGAACATCATCAGGCAGAGAACTAAGCCAACATTAGTAATCGCCACAAGCCGAGGCACATTTCCCCAAGCTAGGCAGATTAAACTCAGAACCAAAACAAAGACCAGCCCAAATCCAAATACACCCCGTCGGGATACAACTGCGAATGTTGGCGAAATATGCCCATCTACGGCAAGTTGGTACAGCATCCGGGGGCAGTTGGAAACAATTGTCGCGCAACTCAGAAGACAGCTTGCGACTACTAGAAAAGTGACAAGGGTGGGAACCCAGGGCCCCCATAATACCTGACAGGCAGCTAATACATTCAAGAATACGTCATCTTTCAGATCGGGAGCGGTAGCCAAGCGCATCAGTACCCAGGAACCTCCTAAAATCACAGGCAGCATCCCCAGTGCGGAAATTTTGAGAAACTGCAAGGTTTTAGTAGGGTTGCGGCTATCGGCTACGAAACTGGCGGCGGAGTCACAGCAGTAGAAGATGTAGGTAGCAAAGTAAAACCATTTAGCCCAGTCAATAAAGGTGAATTCCGGCCAAATGGTGGGGAAAAAGCCGGGACTGTTTGACGAAAAAGCTAACCAGAATAGACCCTGGATGGAAAAAACGGATAGTACGCCGACTGTCGGCAACACGAAAAAGGCGTGGAGAATACTTAAGGCGCGGGTGCCGCTGAATGTCAAAATGAAGGGTAAGAGCGT of Oscillatoria nigro-viridis PCC 7112 contains these proteins:
- a CDS encoding hybrid sensor histidine kinase/response regulator, with the protein product MSETTERVRNIPAKILFVDDEPDLECLISQKFRKKIRTGEYQVFFAHNGVEALSKLLEQPDIDIVLTDINMPVMDGMALLAKLNELVTMVKTVVISAYGDLGNIRKAMNGGAFDFLTKPIDFQDLEITINKTLQHVQELKENERSRQEREEKLRQSEVREREKAIQLELAMQNLQRTQAQLIQTEKMSSLGQLVAGVAHEINNPVNFIYGNLTYVNEYSQKLLDLINLYEQYDANNHPEIEALIKNIELDFIREDLPKMLSSMKVGAERIRQIVLTLRNFSRLDEAEMKPVNIHDGIDSSIVILQSRLKPKPECPPIQIIQEYGDLPKIECYAGQLNQVFMNLLSNAIDSLNQYDKKRSPEQIKNDPSTITIRTSMLNHDWVRISVKDNGLGITSEVRTHLFSPFFTTKPVGQGTGLGLSISYQIVVEKHGGDLKCLSQPTERGAEFVIEIPIRQNNRGEMKEN
- a CDS encoding hybrid sensor histidine kinase/response regulator; amino-acid sequence: MPIKILFVDDELDLEFLICQKFKKNIRTEGWQLFFAHNGVEALEQLKEHPDIDMVVTDLNMPEMDGLTLLSRLNQIDLPLKTIVISAYGDMKNIRNAMNLGAFDFLTKPIDFQDLEITIKKTLRDVQQLKENQYLRQSEAWAREQAQDLQQILQELKKTQAQLIQTAKMSSLGQLVAGIAHEINNPANFIYGNISHVRDYIQKLLNLLHLYQQQYTPPSVEIQTEIEAIDLDFMIADLSQILASMKCGVDRIHKIVLSLRNFSRLDEANIKSVDIHEGIKSSLLMLDNRLQPTRARPEIQVFEEYSNLPLVECYAGELNQVFINIFYNAIDALNEYNKQQSLDDIFAPQLAITIRTVLLEENSRVVIQIRDNGRGMTADVKDRIYEPFFTTKPVGQGTGLGLYISYQIIVEKHGGALKCVSEVGEGAEFWIEIPIRQTKA
- a CDS encoding response regulator — encoded protein: MKVMVVDDEEDVQSLFKQKFRKEIKAGKIEFHFALSAKAALDYLESHKNQSIVLILSDINMPGMNGLELLRITKEKFPDLKIFMITAYADETNYQTAMAYGSDDYITKPVNFDELKEKIFTI
- a CDS encoding ATP-binding protein, yielding MATNIRHQQENGYHSEPTQPSLRENLPRRSLMRLPRSLSAVETSGFGLTGHANWFTIATAIQAAIGPSAIFVWLPGILMGIMLNLQVKRIGEYFPDMAGGTPNYTARMLKNYPGLGSYAAIGYFLSWVATLPISAIVLTQLIKVNLNSLGFSCPETLLNITFTLLPFILTFSGTRALSILHAFFVLPTVGVLSVFSIQGLFWLAFSSNSPGFFPTIWPEFTFIDWAKWFYFATYIFYCCDSAASFVADSRNPTKTLQFLKISALGMLPVILGGSWVLMRLATAPDLKDDVFLNVLAACQVLWGPWVPTLVTFLVVASCLLSCATIVSNCPRMLYQLAVDGHISPTFAVVSRRGVFGFGLVFVLVLSLICLAWGNVPRLVAITNVGLVLCLMMFHLSLWLRRDRPEVRWPWWSLGFFAVDAVVLVVGGLAWGWQNFIIGLFFPLGVLAVDAGISRIAFAPFHPSWWIRLYRNRSKSKMPDFVAFQVVILILLIVSAVAVGWMFGFKLYANSTVGLNLFVVLLVTVAFIGVAVACWTSLPQVVSMDEAREGAEQLFTIALDAIVVLDENGVIRQTNPAAESVFGIGARGLIGSHLNKLLPGLGVQPEQWLSRSEQTFNLSDGRSRILEVAISDRFSQDASLSNQDLQQYVAIVRDITDRKQAQEALQKANEELEIKVEERTSELTHSVEQLQNEIEERQRIEENLRAMQNQIIVQEKLASLGSLTAGIAHEIRNPLNFVNNFSEVSAELTEEILQEIENQTERLAPDSREYITELLTDLKANLQKINQHGQRADRIVGNMLLHSRGQRGHWEATNINSLLEEYVNLAYHGMRAKEAAFNMIIASDYDNNIGQVEVVPQDISRVFLNIINNACYAAHKKKQEIGEKFSPQLDVRTRNLESAIEIRIRDNGQGIEPEIFDKIFNPFFTTKPAGEGTGLGLSMSHDIIIQQHRGDIKVETEVGSYTEFIITLPKKTA